In Shewanella glacialimarina, the genomic stretch TTTTACCAGTTTAACTGGAAGCTTTAATTTACTTGAAGGTGTATTAAACAATCCTGATTTATCAATGTCGTCACCTTTAATAAGATTAGAGGGTAAAGGTACGGCTAATATTATTAGCCAAAATATTGATTATAAACTGCTCACCAAAGTAGTAGGGTCACTTGCTGGTCAAGGCAGTGAGCAAGATACCTTAAAAGGGATTGATATCCCGTTAAGTATAAATGGTAGTTTTCAAGACCCAAAGTTTGGTTTAGATACTGATGCCTTATTAAAAGGTAGATTAGATCAGGAAAAAGATAAGTTGAAAGACAGTTTACTTAAAAAATTAGGAGGATTCTAATGCGTAAGGTATTAGGCGCAATAAGCTTATTAGCCTTAATAGGTTGTACTGGCGGCGTTAATTCAGATGTACAGGCTAACCATGCTAAGCAAATTAACAAGAAAGTCATCTTAACCGCGGGGAATGAAATGCAAACGATGGATGAATCATTGCTGCATGCCAAGTTAGAGATAAGTCCATATTATCAAGATGCTAAATCAATGGCGGTAGAGCTAATCGTCACAAACTCAAGCAGTGTGGGTGTTGATCTACAATTTAACTCTGGGATGCTGGCTGATTTATGGCTGATTGACCCTAAAGGCCAGAAAGTTTGGGCCTGGTCAGATACGATGATGTTCACCCAAGCCTTAAAGCAAATTCGCATTGGCGCGGGAAAATCATTGAAAACACAATTTAATGTGCCAAGCGATATTCTATCCAAAGTCGATAAACGAGGTTTTACGTTACAACCAAAGTTTAAAGGCCGATCGCTAGAAACTAATTCCCCTATAGTTAATGACATTTCAGTCGAATTACGATTGGATCATTAGTGAGCCGATATCAAACTGTATGGTTAATAAAAAGCGGGATAACTTAGGTTAACCCGCTTTTTTTATACTGAATTAAATATCTATTTTAGCTATTGGCAATGAGTAGCTTTAGCATTTGCCCCGGCTGTAAATATTTATTCTTTTGCAAGCTATTCCACTCGATCAAGTCTGCAACTGTAACCTTGTAGGCTGCAGCTATACGCGCAAGTGAATCGCCTGATTTAACTCTATAATTGACCACTTTCTCAGATAAACCGTTTGTTTGCGCTATTTCATTAGGATAAAAAATTAAGTTCTGACCAATTTTAAGCGATTGATCCTTGCGAAGTCTATTCCACTTGGTTATCTGATCCACTGAAATATTATTATTTTTAGCGATGTTCCAAAGGTTATCACCGGATTTGACTAAATATGATTGGCCCTTAGTACTCGATTTGACTACAGGTTTGCGTGCTAGCTGTTGATCAGCATGTAAACTCTCTATATCTGCATCTTTAGTTGCTATAGGAATAATTAAAAACCTTCCAGCGGTAATGTTATTGTCTTTAATACCATTACTGCTACGGATCATTGTTGGCGAAGTTTCAAATTGATCGGCAATTTCGCTGATACTGTCACCAGGTTTAATTTTATAACGCACCCAGTTAATGCGTGAGTTAGGATCTAAAGACGCCAGAGAACGTTTAAATCCCTTGGCATTGTCAGCTGGAATCGTTAAGTAGTGGGGCCCTTCAGGTGCTGTCGCCCATCGTGTTAATCCAGGGTTTAGAAGCTTAAGCTCTTCGACTGAAATATTAGCCATTTCAGCCGCTAAGTTTAAATCTAGTTGGCTTTCAATATTCACCATTTCAATACGCGGCTTATTTTCAATTGCCGCAAGGTGAATACCTAACTCAGATGAGTTTTTCACTATGTCAGCGAGTGCCAATAACTGTGGTACATAATGAGCTGTTTCTTTTGGTAGTTTTAACATCCAAAAGTTAGTTTCAGTGCCTTTATTTTTATTTCGCTTTATAGCGTTTAACACCCGTCCTTCGCCTGAATTATAGGCTGCAAGGGCATAAATCCAATTTTTATCCATTTTGGCATAAAGATATTCTAATAAGTCTAAAGCTGCGATTGTCGATGCTCTGATATCACGTCGACCGTCATACCACCAATTTGTTTTTACCTTAAACGCTGCCGCGGTAGGCAATGTTAATTGCCATAATCCTGATGCATCACTACTTGATGTTGCAGAAGGGTCAAATGCGCTTTCAATGATGGGTAAAAGGGCGAGTTCTGTGGGTAAGTTTCGCTTTTCAATTTCTTCTAGAATGAAGAATAGAAAAGGTTCGGCCCGTTGAGTTACCACTTCTAAATGGTGTGGATTTTCGATAAACTTTTGGCGGTAATGCTCAACTAATTCTTTATCGGCAATACGTAACTGCATGCCATCTCGAATACGCTGCCAAACGTCATTGGCTTGTGCTAAATCATCTTCAATGTCTTCTATAGAAGTGGGTTGCTTGCTTAATTTTGTCGGGACTTTTACTAACGTTGGGTCGATAACAGGATCGGTATCTATATCATGCTTTACTGATTGACAGCCTATAACTAATATAATACTAGCTGCAAGCAATGTTAACTTTGTTTTCATTAAATAAATATCCCGAAATAAAGGCGCAACACCTTGATTTGATATGATTATATTCTAATTGTTTGAGATAGTTTTTCTCAGTCTAGAAAAGCCGAATTAAACATTGTAAAAGAAAATATATTTAATGTCTTATTAAACTCTGTTTATATAGGATTAAAAGTCATCTTTCCATAGTCTCAGGTTTTTAAACGCCTGAATTTCATCATTAATCTGTGTATTAAAATGTAATGAAACAGCTGTTTTAATAGCTAAGTCGTCGCATTGAAGAAATGGATTGATCTTTTTTTCTAAACCAATACTGCTTGGAATAGTGGGTTTATCATCATTTCTTAATTCGTTAACTTCAGCAAAGTAATCTGTTAAAACCTGATTATCAGGCATGACAACAGAAGCAAAAGTCAGATTTGATAAGGTATATTCGTGGGCACAAAACACTTTTGTCGCATCAGGTAACTGAGCTAGTATCGACAGCGAAAGTGACATCTGCTGAGCGGTTCCCTCAAATAATCGGCCGCATCCGCCGCTGAATAATGTGTCACCACAAAATAAATTATCATCAATAATGTAGGCGATATGTCCTCGCGTGTGTCCTGGTACACTCACGACCCTTATGTCTGTATGCCAATCGTTAATGTGTAGTGTATTAGTTTGATGCTCAGCCAATTCTATCGGCTGAGTTAACCCTGTAATTGACTCATTATAGGGGCCGAAAACGGTTAATTTATCTTGATAATAGTTTTGTAATAATTCGATCCCACCAGTATGATCATGGTGGTGATGAGTAATGAGTATGCCGGCTAACTGAATGTTATTTGCTGTAAGATAGTCAATCACAGTTTTGCCACAACCAGGATCAACAACATATGCATGGCTAGAGTTATATTGAATTAACCAAATATAATTATCATTAAAGGCAGCAATACGGTGGATTTGATACATTATCATTCTCGAGTTTCATCATTCGTTTTGATAGAGTAAACATATCAGCGACTTTGTTCAATAATATGCGCTTTTCAGGAGTTCAATTTGCTAGGTGGATCAGATGTTAATGACGTAACAACACCCATGATTTGGCAGGATTTTGCATGCGGTGATTACATTGAATTTGAACTAAATTTAGCCCTTAAAGCCTGGTGGCCAAGGCTATTTGGCTATCATTTATTGAAATTAGGTCCTTTAAGCTCTGCTATTAACAGCCTACATTGCCAAATAAATTATCATTTTAGTGTGTACCAAGGCCCAAAAGCTTCAATTAATGCCTGCCCAAGACACCTACCTATTCAACAAAATTGTATTGATGCAGTATTAATGACGGCTTTACTTGAATATGAGTCAGACCCTTATCAAATTCTAAGGGAAGTGGACAGGGTAATTGTGTCAGGAGGATATGTTATCATTGCAGGCTTCAATCCTATTAGTCCTGCTTTTTTTGGTAAGTTAATGCCAAAATATCAATCTGAATTGCCTTGGAGTGGCCACTTCTATATGCCATCAAGAGTGAAAGATTGGTTAGGTTTGTTAGGTTATCAAGTATTAACAGATGAGCGTCTGGTGTATCACCATTTGTTGACCCAATGTCCCAGTAAATTCGGCTGGCATAATCGTCTTCAAAACTGGTTACCTAGTACTGGTGGTATGTATTTAATTGTTGCTCGCAAACTTGACTCTCCCTATACGCTAATACGCGATAAACAAAAGATTAAAGCACCCAATTGGTCTACCGCACCCTCTGCTGGGCGCTCTGGTTTAAAAGTTAAATAACGGGTTGAGGTTAACTCGTTTGATAATGAATATCTTTTTGTAGATTTTTACCCATAGCAGCATTGCGGGCTAAGTCATCACATCGCTCATTTTCAATTTGGCCAGAATGTCCTTTAACCCAACGCCAGTCAATTTTGTGCTTTTGACTGGCGGCGTCAAGACGCTTCCATAAATCAACATTTTTGACTGGCTCGTTAGCTGAGGTTTTCCAGTTCTTTTTTTTCCAACCGTGGATCCACTGAGTGATCCCTTTACGCATATATTGACTATCACTGATAAGGATAATGTTACAAGCATCAAAAAGTGACTCTAAGGCAACAATCGGCGCTAATAATTCCATCCTATTATTTGTGGTAAGTTCAAATCCGGCTGATAATTCTTTTTGCTTTTGCTTATAGATCATCACGACACCATAACCGCCAGGACCTGGATTGCCAAGGCAAGAACCATCGGTATAAATATGAAGTTGTTTTAGTTCTGTCATCGAATTGATACACTTGCTTATAAGTAACATTTTGGCGCTAGTATACTCATAACCTTAAGATGACTACATAAATGAATATCATTTCTTCAGCACCACGACAAATTATTCTCGATACAGAAACAACCGGTATGAATCAAGCCGGAGGCCCAATTTACATAGGTCACAGGATCATAGAAATAGGCTGTGTTGAGGTGATAAACCGCCGCTTAACGGGACGTATATATCATCAGTATATTAATCCCGGACAAACCATCGATCCGGAAGCCATCCAAGTTCATGGTATTACCGATGAACGTGTTGCAGGTGAGCCTAGATTTCATCAAATAGCACAGGATTTTATTAACTTTATTGATGGGGCTGAAATTGTCGCGCACAACGCAAACTTCGATGTCAGCTTTATGGATCATGAGTTTTCTAAACTTAATCCTGTCGGTCCTAAAACCAAAGATATCTGTCAAATTCTCGACTCATTAGCGATAGCTAAGCGTTTACATCCTGGTCAGAAAAATAATCTAGATGCGCTTTGTCGTCGTTATGGTATTGATAATACTCGCCGAACCTATCATGGCGCATTACTTGATGCTGAGATTTTAGCCGACGTATATTTGATTATGACCGGGGGGCAGATCAAGTTTAATTTATCCAGTGAAAAAGCAGGACAAGAAGCAGGTGGTATTAAAAGGATTGAACAAAATGCGTTTAATCTTAAAGTGATCCGCGCATCGGCCGATGAGATAGTATTACATGAACAAAGACTTGATTTAGTTGCTAAATCAGGAAAATGCCTCTGGAGATGATAATTCACTTAATGAAATCAATGGGTGTTTACACGTTAACGATACTTGCTAGCCTTTGTTGGTCTATTTCAACAGGCAGCTATGCGGCTGTCGCTTATTCAACCACAATTAGTAATTATGTGCCCGCACCCTATGCGATGGAACTGAAAAATAGGTTCAGAATCGATCATAAAGTTGACCAGGTAACGTTAATTGTTCAACGTAATTATGGATCATCCCCCGTGGTTATCGTGCAGCCAGATGGCAGTAAATGGTACTCATCTAGACACCCTGAATCAGTTAAATGGGTTGATGGCATTACCGGCGATATCATTTCAATAGCTAATCCAACGCCAGGTCCATGGCAATTGCTTGGGGATGTTTTACCCGGTTCGACTATTGAAAAAGTCTCCAAAATTAACATTGATGTTGAACCATTGCCGCAACCTTTATATCAGGGTGAGCGATTAAAAGTCCTTGCACGATTAACCGCTGATGATTTAACCATGCGGATGCCAGGGTTAGAGTTTATGATTGAGTGGACATCAAAGTTTACTAGCCAACATTTACCCACTGATGATAATTTTGCCACTGGTACTATTATAGTTGGTGCATATAAAGATAATGGTGAAGACTTAGATGAACGACCTGATGATGGCATTTTTACTGGCAGTACTAACCTAGAACAACCGTCAGGCCACTATGTATTAAGTGTTACAGCAAGAAATAACATATTTGAACGTGAATATAGTATGCCTTTTTTACTGTCTAAACAGCCTGTAAACGTAAAAATGGTTGCTCCAGAGGATCCGTTAACCGGAACCTGGTATCTAGAGGTTCTGGTCAATGAAGCCGAAGTCTTATTGTCTCAAACCCATATTCAATTTGAGCTTGTTGGTCCAGCTGGTTTGCATGTGCCCGTGGTATTAATGGGCGTGCCAACCCCCGAGTATATGTTACCACTCCCCACAGTTTCAGCGTTTGGTAGTTACCGTGTAAAAGGTACTGTGGCGAGTACTACTATTCGTGGTCGGGAAATACTGCTCAATATTCCTGAAATGTTTTTTAATCTGGTTGAGCCACCGCCACCACCGCCAAGTGCGGAAGAGTTAGCCGAGAAAGCGGCTGTTATTGCAAGGGCGGAAGAAGAAAAGGCCAAAGAAGATGCTGTTTTTTTAATTGCAGTGATAAACGGGGTATTGTTTTTTCTCGGGATCATAGGCTTTATCATCTGGCGTAAAAAGCAAGCTCTGTCAAAAGCGTTAGCTGCGGCAGAAATTAGATTGCAGCAAGAAGATCTTGAATCTGGAAAAAAGAAAAAAGATGATAGTTTAGATTTAGACCTCGATGATATTGATTTGACAATACCAGATGATAAAAATTAATTGGTCATTTTTTAGCTAAACAAATTAAAATGATATAAAAATATATTGACGGCATAAACAGACAACTTTATTATCCTCAACATTAGATTGAAAAGAATTTGGAGCGGTAGTTCAGTTGGTTAGAATACCGGCCTGTCACGCCGGGGGTCGCGGGTTCGAGTCCCGTCCGCTCCGCCAAATTAGAGAAAGCCTCATCAAACGATGAGGCTTTTTTTATGCCCATTTCAAAGTTTATTGTTATAGCAAGGGTGTTTATTAAAAGCGACTTTGATTCAATTATAATATTGATATGCCATATTGATTTCATATTTAGCAATAATTAACCATTATTTTGCTGCATTCACATTGAAGTGTGTTTTTTATCTCAACATTCAAAAATCTCACTACTCAGATCACGATAGCAGTGGTATAAATATCGAAACCACCCAGTACTCGAATCAGTACTCAATCATGTAAGTCACTATTTTAGGAATGTTGTAATGATTTTCTCTCAAGTATCCCAAGCTCCTGCTGATCCCATCCTAGGTTTAACCGATGCTTTTAAAGCAGACCCTCGTGCTCATAAGGTTAATTTAGGTGTCGGTATTTATAAAGATGAGGCTGGTCAAACCCCAGTACTCACATCGGTAAAAAAAGCAGAAGCTAAGCTTTTAGAAGTAGAGAAAAGTAAAAACTACCTTGGAATAGAAGGTGTAGAGGCTTACAACAAAGTAGTGCAAACATTATTGTTTGGTGAAAACAGCTCACTTGTTACTAATAACCGTGTTGTTACCGCTCAAGCACCGGGTGGAACAGGCGCATTACGTGTTGCTGCTGAGTTTTTATCAACTAACACCACATCTAAAACCATTTGGGTCAGTAATCCAACCTGGGCAAATCATCAAAATATTTTCGAAACAGCCGGCTTGACGGTTAAGCAATATCAATATTATGTAGCTGAAACCCATGACATGGATTTTGATGCTATGGTTGCTGACTTA encodes the following:
- a CDS encoding BsuPI-related putative proteinase inhibitor, with amino-acid sequence MRKVLGAISLLALIGCTGGVNSDVQANHAKQINKKVILTAGNEMQTMDESLLHAKLEISPYYQDAKSMAVELIVTNSSSVGVDLQFNSGMLADLWLIDPKGQKVWAWSDTMMFTQALKQIRIGAGKSLKTQFNVPSDILSKVDKRGFTLQPKFKGRSLETNSPIVNDISVELRLDH
- a CDS encoding lytic transglycosylase produces the protein MKTKLTLLAASIILVIGCQSVKHDIDTDPVIDPTLVKVPTKLSKQPTSIEDIEDDLAQANDVWQRIRDGMQLRIADKELVEHYRQKFIENPHHLEVVTQRAEPFLFFILEEIEKRNLPTELALLPIIESAFDPSATSSSDASGLWQLTLPTAAAFKVKTNWWYDGRRDIRASTIAALDLLEYLYAKMDKNWIYALAAYNSGEGRVLNAIKRNKNKGTETNFWMLKLPKETAHYVPQLLALADIVKNSSELGIHLAAIENKPRIEMVNIESQLDLNLAAEMANISVEELKLLNPGLTRWATAPEGPHYLTIPADNAKGFKRSLASLDPNSRINWVRYKIKPGDSISEIADQFETSPTMIRSSNGIKDNNITAGRFLIIPIATKDADIESLHADQQLARKPVVKSSTKGQSYLVKSGDNLWNIAKNNNISVDQITKWNRLRKDQSLKIGQNLIFYPNEIAQTNGLSEKVVNYRVKSGDSLARIAAAYKVTVADLIEWNSLQKNKYLQPGQMLKLLIANS
- the gloB gene encoding hydroxyacylglutathione hydrolase, with amino-acid sequence MYQIHRIAAFNDNYIWLIQYNSSHAYVVDPGCGKTVIDYLTANNIQLAGILITHHHHDHTGGIELLQNYYQDKLTVFGPYNESITGLTQPIELAEHQTNTLHINDWHTDIRVVSVPGHTRGHIAYIIDDNLFCGDTLFSGGCGRLFEGTAQQMSLSLSILAQLPDATKVFCAHEYTLSNLTFASVVMPDNQVLTDYFAEVNELRNDDKPTIPSSIGLEKKINPFLQCDDLAIKTAVSLHFNTQINDEIQAFKNLRLWKDDF
- a CDS encoding class I SAM-dependent methyltransferase, with the translated sequence MIWQDFACGDYIEFELNLALKAWWPRLFGYHLLKLGPLSSAINSLHCQINYHFSVYQGPKASINACPRHLPIQQNCIDAVLMTALLEYESDPYQILREVDRVIVSGGYVIIAGFNPISPAFFGKLMPKYQSELPWSGHFYMPSRVKDWLGLLGYQVLTDERLVYHHLLTQCPSKFGWHNRLQNWLPSTGGMYLIVARKLDSPYTLIRDKQKIKAPNWSTAPSAGRSGLKVK
- the rnhA gene encoding ribonuclease HI; this encodes MTELKQLHIYTDGSCLGNPGPGGYGVVMIYKQKQKELSAGFELTTNNRMELLAPIVALESLFDACNIILISDSQYMRKGITQWIHGWKKKNWKTSANEPVKNVDLWKRLDAASQKHKIDWRWVKGHSGQIENERCDDLARNAAMGKNLQKDIHYQTS
- the dnaQ gene encoding DNA polymerase III subunit epsilon, which encodes MNIISSAPRQIILDTETTGMNQAGGPIYIGHRIIEIGCVEVINRRLTGRIYHQYINPGQTIDPEAIQVHGITDERVAGEPRFHQIAQDFINFIDGAEIVAHNANFDVSFMDHEFSKLNPVGPKTKDICQILDSLAIAKRLHPGQKNNLDALCRRYGIDNTRRTYHGALLDAEILADVYLIMTGGQIKFNLSSEKAGQEAGGIKRIEQNAFNLKVIRASADEIVLHEQRLDLVAKSGKCLWR
- a CDS encoding TIGR03503 family protein, which produces MKSMGVYTLTILASLCWSISTGSYAAVAYSTTISNYVPAPYAMELKNRFRIDHKVDQVTLIVQRNYGSSPVVIVQPDGSKWYSSRHPESVKWVDGITGDIISIANPTPGPWQLLGDVLPGSTIEKVSKINIDVEPLPQPLYQGERLKVLARLTADDLTMRMPGLEFMIEWTSKFTSQHLPTDDNFATGTIIVGAYKDNGEDLDERPDDGIFTGSTNLEQPSGHYVLSVTARNNIFEREYSMPFLLSKQPVNVKMVAPEDPLTGTWYLEVLVNEAEVLLSQTHIQFELVGPAGLHVPVVLMGVPTPEYMLPLPTVSAFGSYRVKGTVASTTIRGREILLNIPEMFFNLVEPPPPPPSAEELAEKAAVIARAEEEKAKEDAVFLIAVINGVLFFLGIIGFIIWRKKQALSKALAAAEIRLQQEDLESGKKKKDDSLDLDLDDIDLTIPDDKN